The proteins below are encoded in one region of Paenibacillus albus:
- a CDS encoding DUF4177 domain-containing protein yields the protein MALYEYKYVETSLGGFFSAPTHRETIDEYAKAGWRLVQVLGTNYDGHG from the coding sequence ATGGCATTGTACGAATACAAATACGTAGAAACTTCACTAGGCGGATTCTTCTCCGCACCAACACATCGAGAAACGATTGATGAGTATGCCAAAGCAGGCTGGCGTTTAGTACAGGTTCTCGGCACAAACTATGACGGTCATGGGTAG
- the thiS gene encoding sulfur carrier protein ThiS — protein MKLIINGAEREVDGVQTIADVVAHFGLAGKPLVVEADGAVLTAEQWETADVHANMQIELVHFVGGG, from the coding sequence ATGAAGCTGATTATTAACGGTGCAGAGCGCGAGGTTGATGGCGTCCAGACGATCGCGGATGTCGTGGCGCATTTTGGATTGGCGGGCAAGCCGCTTGTTGTGGAAGCTGACGGCGCCGTGTTGACCGCAGAGCAGTGGGAAACGGCAGACGTGCACGCAAATATGCAGATTGAACTGGTTCATTTTGTCGGAGGGGGCTAA
- a CDS encoding ThiF family adenylyltransferase, producing MDARYSRQMLFAPIGEAGQLKLGQSAVCIVGMGALGTVLANHIVRAGVGFVRLVDRDYVELSNLQRQMLYDEDDVQNGYPKAVAAEKKLARINSSIRIESVVADATVHNIDELLQGIDLVLDGTDNFQTRFLLNDACFSRGIPFTYGGAVSAHGMSAMLVPGQTPCLRCFIQSADSSGQTCDTIGVIAPVIDMVASYQAVEALKYLVGAGDKRRTSLVTFDLWHNRHYEMKFGAPAANCPCCQLKQYPALDPAQPELVVSLCGRETVQLAGSGPLDLALWSERLAPAVVKVSANAYLVRAELPEGERLVLFPDGRVFVQGTEDIVRAKTLYARYIGA from the coding sequence ATGGACGCACGCTATTCAAGACAGATGTTATTTGCGCCAATCGGCGAAGCGGGTCAGCTTAAACTCGGACAAAGCGCGGTGTGCATTGTGGGTATGGGAGCGCTAGGCACCGTACTCGCCAACCATATAGTTAGAGCAGGCGTCGGTTTCGTGCGGCTTGTAGACCGCGACTATGTGGAGCTAAGCAACTTGCAGCGGCAAATGTTGTACGACGAGGACGATGTGCAAAACGGTTATCCGAAGGCGGTTGCGGCGGAGAAGAAGCTTGCGAGAATTAACTCTTCTATTCGGATCGAGTCTGTTGTAGCAGATGCCACCGTTCATAACATCGACGAGCTGCTACAAGGCATAGATCTCGTGCTTGATGGAACCGATAATTTTCAAACGCGGTTTCTGTTAAACGATGCATGCTTCAGCCGAGGTATTCCATTCACTTATGGCGGCGCCGTCAGCGCTCATGGTATGAGCGCGATGCTTGTGCCGGGACAGACGCCTTGTCTGCGCTGCTTCATTCAATCCGCTGATTCAAGCGGTCAGACTTGCGATACGATCGGTGTTATCGCGCCTGTTATCGATATGGTCGCTTCCTACCAGGCCGTTGAGGCGCTGAAATATTTGGTAGGCGCTGGCGACAAACGAAGAACGAGTCTGGTCACGTTCGATCTCTGGCATAACCGGCATTATGAAATGAAATTCGGCGCTCCTGCTGCGAACTGTCCCTGCTGTCAGTTAAAGCAGTATCCGGCGCTTGATCCAGCTCAGCCGGAATTGGTCGTATCGTTATGCGGGCGGGAGACGGTGCAGCTTGCCGGAAGTGGTCCGCTTGATCTCGCTCTATGGAGTGAGCGACTTGCGCCAGCGGTTGTGAAGGTGAGTGCGAATGCGTACCTGGTACGCGCCGAATTGCCGGAGGGTGAGCGGCTTGTGCTGTTCCCGGACGGTCGCGTCTTCGTGCAAGGAACCGAGGACATTGTCCGTGCCAAAACATTGTATGCGAGATATATCGGAGCTTAA
- the thiE gene encoding thiamine phosphate synthase: protein MKEFRLYAITAEQFHPNRELIEVMEEAIIGGADIIQLRDKTSGREELLRKAQALRELTRKHGVTFIVNDHIDIALEVDADGIHLGQNDLSLEEARKLVGNKIIGISTHAIEEARLAEAQGADYIGVGPVFRTATKVDVVDPVSVSYVREVAAEIRIPFVAIGGIKLNNVDEVLAAGATRVCAVSEIVGSDDVIGTCRAYLAKLGNKEA from the coding sequence ATGAAAGAGTTTCGTCTATATGCCATCACAGCTGAGCAGTTTCACCCGAACCGTGAACTAATTGAGGTCATGGAGGAAGCGATTATCGGCGGAGCGGATATTATTCAGCTGCGAGATAAAACAAGCGGCAGAGAAGAGCTGCTCCGCAAGGCGCAAGCGCTTCGGGAGCTGACACGCAAGCATGGCGTCACTTTTATCGTTAATGACCATATTGATATTGCGCTAGAGGTAGATGCGGACGGCATTCATCTGGGTCAGAACGATCTCTCCCTGGAAGAAGCGCGTAAGCTCGTCGGTAACAAAATCATTGGTATCTCGACCCATGCCATTGAAGAAGCGCGGCTGGCGGAAGCGCAAGGCGCTGATTATATCGGAGTCGGTCCAGTGTTTCGGACAGCGACAAAGGTGGATGTCGTCGATCCCGTTAGTGTCTCTTACGTGCGGGAAGTGGCTGCGGAAATTCGGATTCCGTTCGTGGCAATAGGCGGCATTAAGCTTAACAATGTGGATGAAGTCCTCGCGGCGGGGGCTACTCGGGTTTGCGCAGTGAGCGAAATCGTTGGCAGCGATGACGTTATCGGCACATGCCGAGCTTACCTCGCCAAGCTCGGCAACAAGGAGGCTTAG
- the dapA gene encoding 4-hydroxy-tetrahydrodipicolinate synthase yields the protein MLNETNLRGIYVPVVTPFSLDGSLDGIAYDRYLLDLMNRDIQGVVINGTTGEAPTVSWEEVSELVRRTKTIIRSCGKQLQVIVGTGTNDTHSTIKRTMQAGALGADAALVVVPYYSRPSQAGIAEHFRRVAQTGMPVIVYEVPYRTGVRLSVDTAAEILALDGVIGMKDSSGGIELIAALKQLHIAKPILCGEDAYFLKHLDHGAAGGILAAANMRTEKFIEVYRLHLDGNSTEAAQRFDSLMPLIELLFRESNPAPLKWLLSHQGLLGSDTLRLPMMPISEALQVELAKEMGN from the coding sequence ATGTTAAACGAAACAAATCTACGTGGAATATATGTGCCGGTCGTGACGCCATTCTCGCTCGACGGATCACTGGATGGAATAGCATACGACCGCTACCTGCTGGACCTGATGAATCGGGACATACAGGGAGTCGTCATCAACGGAACGACTGGAGAAGCGCCAACAGTTTCGTGGGAGGAAGTTAGCGAGCTTGTGCGAAGAACAAAAACGATCATCAGAAGCTGCGGAAAGCAGTTACAGGTTATCGTCGGTACCGGTACGAATGACACGCATTCGACCATCAAGAGAACCATGCAAGCTGGCGCGCTCGGTGCAGACGCCGCTCTTGTCGTTGTACCGTATTACAGCAGGCCATCGCAAGCCGGCATTGCCGAACACTTCCGGCGCGTTGCGCAGACAGGCATGCCAGTCATTGTGTATGAGGTTCCATATCGAACAGGAGTGCGGTTAAGTGTGGATACGGCTGCGGAAATCTTAGCGCTGGACGGGGTAATCGGAATGAAGGATAGCTCAGGTGGAATCGAGCTGATTGCAGCTTTGAAGCAGCTTCATATCGCGAAGCCAATACTATGCGGAGAAGATGCGTATTTTCTCAAGCATTTGGATCACGGCGCCGCAGGAGGCATACTGGCAGCGGCTAATATGCGGACGGAGAAATTTATTGAGGTGTACCGACTGCATCTTGACGGCAACTCAACTGAAGCGGCGCAGAGATTCGATTCACTGATGCCGCTCATTGAACTGCTATTTCGGGAATCGAACCCTGCCCCCCTCAAATGGCTGCTTTCGCATCAAGGCCTCCTAGGCTCGGATACACTTCGACTGCCGATGATGCCTATATCCGAGGCATTGCAAGTGGAGCTCGCGAAGGAAATGGGCAATTAA
- a CDS encoding DUF5316 domain-containing protein: MNSATIQRVSGYIGLVLFICTIITSGAMVSGDRQRANYSMEDTGDKQQRENVAMACLVAAIPILLVWGFLKYY, encoded by the coding sequence ATGAATAGCGCCACCATTCAACGAGTATCCGGTTATATAGGGTTAGTTCTATTTATTTGCACGATAATTACTAGCGGAGCGATGGTATCGGGAGACCGACAGAGAGCAAATTACAGTATGGAGGACACGGGCGATAAGCAACAACGCGAAAATGTCGCAATGGCTTGTTTGGTAGCAGCAATTCCAATTTTACTCGTATGGGGTTTCCTCAAATATTATTAA
- the thiO gene encoding glycine oxidase ThiO, whose product MKEHVIVMGGGVIGLSCAFELRRRGYEVTVLEIRQCGGQASGAAAGMLAPFSENVEGPDAFFQLCLESLRLYPQWQADVKKASGLTFEYTNSGSLYAAYHDADLLVLEGRLHWQREHGSSGRIVEGEELQRLEPHLAKNVRAALYTPEESHLYAPHYVKAIEEACRLMGVHIHEQLEQLTVSEWKQEIRVAAADGRVFGGNRLVVCSGAWAQELQETFGIRIPVYPIRGQICAYDAGGDGGALPVQHMVFCNQGYLVAKENGTLVCGASEDVAGFDTSVTDRGIERLRKWNKQLMPDLEHRVPFHRWAGLRPSTQDGFPLLGPLHASDRVIMAAGHYRNGILLSPATAMFVADCLDGKQTADRRQAFSPERFGLVAVE is encoded by the coding sequence ATGAAAGAGCATGTGATCGTTATGGGCGGCGGCGTTATCGGCTTATCCTGCGCGTTCGAGCTGAGAAGGCGAGGCTATGAGGTGACGGTGCTGGAAATCCGGCAATGCGGCGGGCAAGCGTCCGGTGCAGCGGCTGGAATGCTTGCGCCTTTTTCCGAGAATGTTGAAGGACCCGATGCTTTTTTTCAGCTATGTCTGGAAAGCTTGCGGCTCTATCCGCAATGGCAAGCTGATGTAAAAAAGGCCTCGGGCCTGACGTTCGAATATACGAACTCGGGCAGCCTCTACGCCGCGTATCATGATGCGGACTTGCTGGTGCTAGAGGGCAGACTGCATTGGCAGCGCGAGCACGGATCTTCAGGGCGCATCGTAGAAGGCGAAGAGCTGCAGCGGCTTGAGCCTCATCTGGCAAAGAATGTGCGTGCAGCGCTGTATACGCCAGAAGAGAGTCATCTCTATGCGCCGCACTATGTGAAGGCGATTGAGGAAGCATGCCGCCTAATGGGCGTGCATATTCATGAGCAGCTTGAGCAGCTCACTGTATCGGAGTGGAAGCAGGAAATTCGTGTAGCTGCAGCGGATGGACGCGTATTCGGTGGAAACCGGCTGGTCGTTTGTTCCGGCGCATGGGCGCAGGAGCTGCAGGAGACGTTCGGTATCCGAATCCCTGTGTACCCGATCCGAGGGCAAATATGCGCATATGATGCAGGTGGCGATGGTGGTGCGCTTCCGGTACAACACATGGTATTTTGCAATCAAGGGTATCTTGTTGCCAAGGAGAATGGGACTCTCGTATGCGGAGCATCTGAGGATGTCGCCGGTTTCGATACTTCCGTTACGGACAGGGGCATCGAACGGCTACGGAAGTGGAATAAGCAGCTTATGCCGGACTTGGAGCATCGCGTGCCGTTCCATCGCTGGGCGGGCTTGCGGCCTTCCACGCAGGACGGCTTCCCGCTGCTCGGCCCGCTTCACGCATCGGACCGCGTAATTATGGCAGCAGGCCATTATCGGAATGGCATCCTGCTCAGCCCGGCAACAGCGATGTTCGTCGCAGACTGTCTGGACGGGAAGCAGACAGCGGATCGCAGGCAGGCGTTCTCGCCGGAGCGGTTCGGTTTAGTTGCAGTGGAATAA
- a CDS encoding CHAP domain-containing protein, producing the protein MFQGRMANNRFESIRVLVDEMLLSIENAIVRREASVYLFGVSTFASMLAMMRGENKELAAIAGLLHDYYGCKTSILQFPGPNSAEAARVLTRDIGLFTDEEQMTILRAIFYQNDLSRSHGPIAEIVKDAILLQVYFSSRGRRLSRMRANRLKIVLEELHITGECSEEFVHDGDGQEVIAAPLVNKRLKLADIAETLSRQEIIGVPGDERYREICRYWPDANIHKVLKNSWCAAFVYHCCREAGFLLPIRYPNASHRLAGVGAWLKWAKLEETGFFHSDNQNGFTPERGDIVIYEKLLSDHSHDHIGVVLDVKDNEILVAEGNRDNENYSNVLYRDRNRCILGYIRIQNDYKYEFLGEYLPEIQ; encoded by the coding sequence ATGTTTCAAGGTCGAATGGCAAATAACCGTTTCGAAAGTATTCGCGTTCTTGTTGATGAAATGCTGCTTTCGATTGAGAACGCTATCGTAAGGCGTGAGGCTTCCGTTTATTTATTTGGTGTGTCTACATTTGCTTCGATGCTCGCAATGATGAGAGGAGAAAATAAGGAGCTTGCGGCAATTGCAGGCCTGCTGCATGATTACTATGGCTGTAAAACGTCCATTTTACAGTTTCCCGGTCCCAACAGCGCCGAAGCGGCGAGAGTTTTAACACGTGATATTGGCTTATTTACCGATGAAGAACAAATGACGATCCTACGTGCCATTTTTTACCAAAATGATCTAAGCCGTAGTCACGGTCCCATTGCTGAGATTGTGAAAGACGCTATATTGCTGCAGGTTTACTTTTCGAGTAGAGGTCGCAGGCTTTCACGAATGAGAGCTAATCGCTTAAAGATTGTGCTGGAAGAACTCCATATTACTGGTGAATGTAGTGAGGAGTTTGTCCATGATGGTGATGGACAGGAAGTGATCGCCGCACCTCTCGTGAACAAGCGTCTCAAATTGGCGGATATTGCAGAAACTCTATCAAGACAAGAGATTATCGGAGTACCTGGGGACGAACGTTATCGGGAGATATGCCGCTATTGGCCTGATGCCAACATACATAAGGTGCTCAAAAATAGCTGGTGTGCTGCATTTGTGTACCATTGTTGCAGAGAAGCAGGTTTTCTATTGCCGATCAGGTATCCGAATGCTAGTCATAGACTTGCCGGAGTTGGAGCATGGTTGAAATGGGCTAAGCTGGAAGAAACAGGCTTCTTCCATAGTGATAACCAGAATGGATTTACTCCTGAACGTGGTGACATCGTCATCTATGAGAAGCTACTTTCTGATCACTCCCATGATCATATTGGGGTTGTCCTTGATGTCAAAGATAATGAGATTTTAGTAGCCGAAGGGAATCGGGATAATGAGAATTACTCCAATGTTCTTTATAGAGATCGAAACCGCTGTATTCTAGGCTATATTCGAATTCAAAATGACTACAAATATGAGTTCTTAGGGGAGTACCTGCCAGAGATTCAGTAA
- a CDS encoding aldo/keto reductase gives MNYRRLGNSGLRVSELGLGTNAFGKRADRETSIRIIDFAIERGINFIDTANIYADTESERIIGEALQGKRSKVVLATKGGLPRGSGPNESGSSRYHLQQELEESLARLQTDYVDLYQIHTFDPNTPLEETLRFLDDMVRAGKIRYIGASNYFAWELMKALSISEAKGFPRFVSTQVSYSLADRTPEHELALLCLDQGVGIIPYFPLAGGILSGKYSLNGEAPSDSRVVTDPNFARFLDEGRITLGQQVSSMAEASGCTASVLSLAWLMNRPAVSTVIVGATSTSQLEDNINSVSVKLSEQVMSQLDEISDTYRYGKPFAWYRLPK, from the coding sequence ATGAACTATCGTCGACTAGGCAACAGCGGACTTCGTGTATCTGAGCTTGGACTCGGCACGAACGCATTCGGCAAACGCGCTGACCGCGAAACGTCCATACGTATTATTGATTTTGCCATTGAGCGGGGCATTAACTTCATTGATACAGCGAATATTTATGCGGATACGGAGTCGGAGCGGATTATTGGCGAGGCGCTCCAAGGCAAACGCAGCAAGGTCGTGCTCGCGACCAAAGGCGGACTCCCGCGAGGAAGCGGGCCGAATGAGAGCGGATCATCCCGCTATCATCTTCAGCAGGAACTGGAGGAAAGTCTGGCAAGGCTGCAAACGGATTATGTTGATCTCTATCAAATTCATACATTCGATCCAAACACGCCGCTGGAGGAGACGCTGCGTTTTCTCGATGACATGGTTCGTGCGGGCAAAATCCGCTATATCGGCGCATCGAATTATTTTGCATGGGAGCTTATGAAAGCACTGTCGATCAGCGAGGCAAAAGGGTTCCCGCGCTTCGTATCTACGCAAGTCAGCTACTCACTCGCCGATCGGACGCCTGAGCATGAGCTAGCGCTGCTGTGCCTTGACCAAGGTGTCGGCATTATTCCATACTTCCCGCTCGCTGGCGGTATCTTGAGCGGAAAGTACAGCTTGAATGGTGAAGCTCCATCTGATTCCCGTGTCGTGACGGATCCGAACTTCGCCAGGTTTCTGGATGAGGGCAGAATTACGCTCGGCCAGCAAGTGAGCAGTATGGCTGAAGCGAGTGGATGTACAGCAAGCGTGTTATCGCTCGCATGGCTGATGAATCGCCCGGCAGTGTCCACGGTTATCGTTGGCGCTACGAGCACAAGTCAGCTGGAAGATAACATAAACAGCGTCTCGGTGAAACTCAGCGAGCAAGTTATGTCGCAGCTAGATGAGATCAGCGATACATACCGATACGGTAAGCCTTTTGCATGGTACCGATTGCCGAAGTAA
- a CDS encoding thiazole synthase, protein MRDSLQIGGIELSSRFFIGTGLFPNPYVQQEAIKASGAQVLTFAIRRINLESTEDDSILQHVQNEYFVYLPNTSGARTADEAIRIARLARASGLSDWVKVEISANERTLLPDPIETLKATEILVKEGFTVLPYITDDPIMCKRLEEAGAAAVMPGAAPIGTGLGILNPYHLGLIVEDAKVPIIVDAGLGSVSDVAQAMELGVSGVLMNTPVAKAKDPVTMAKAMKLAIEAGRLSYLSGRIEKKKYASASSGYEAFKLN, encoded by the coding sequence ATGAGAGACAGTTTACAAATTGGCGGTATCGAGTTATCCTCGCGCTTCTTTATCGGGACGGGGCTGTTCCCGAATCCGTACGTTCAGCAGGAGGCGATCAAAGCCTCAGGCGCACAGGTGCTTACCTTCGCTATAAGGCGGATCAACCTCGAGTCTACGGAGGATGATTCGATTCTGCAGCATGTTCAGAATGAATACTTTGTCTATTTGCCGAATACTTCGGGCGCACGGACAGCCGATGAGGCCATTCGCATCGCTCGACTTGCCCGCGCATCCGGTCTTAGCGACTGGGTGAAGGTTGAGATTAGCGCCAACGAGCGCACGCTGCTCCCGGATCCGATTGAAACGCTGAAGGCGACGGAAATATTGGTCAAGGAAGGTTTTACGGTGCTTCCTTATATTACGGATGACCCGATCATGTGCAAACGTCTTGAAGAAGCTGGCGCAGCGGCAGTTATGCCTGGAGCAGCTCCAATCGGGACGGGGCTAGGCATTCTTAATCCCTACCATCTCGGCCTTATTGTAGAGGATGCGAAAGTTCCGATTATCGTCGATGCGGGTCTTGGCTCCGTCAGTGATGTCGCGCAAGCGATGGAGCTTGGCGTTTCCGGTGTACTTATGAATACACCTGTTGCCAAAGCGAAGGACCCGGTAACAATGGCGAAGGCGATGAAGCTTGCGATAGAAGCTGGTCGACTTTCGTATTTGTCAGGTCGTATTGAGAAGAAGAAATACGCATCGGCAAGCAGTGGTTACGAAGCGTTCAAGCTGAACTAA
- a CDS encoding LysR family transcriptional regulator: MELVYLQTFREVAHRQSFTRAAEELGYAQSSVTAQIQKLEKAYGVELFERFGRGLRLTSAGEELLRVAVQMLDLYQESKEKLARQGGGTLSIGTIDSIASYFLPPSIQKLRSDYPELAIRLQSDREESILNKLRDGEIDLGFILASSPSDSALEWEMIREEPLVLIANPSHRLTELDTVELPDLKGVEWFMSEESCNYRVMLEKVLRANGFVYRVGLELGNPEAIKRCVRTSYGIALLPRMAAEEEIRRGELAILPFTHDDIRLKLYLIKHPKKWISHAVKDFMDRFRYELDYAE; the protein is encoded by the coding sequence ATGGAACTCGTTTATTTGCAAACTTTTCGCGAGGTTGCACATCGTCAGAGCTTCACACGCGCGGCTGAGGAGTTAGGCTATGCGCAGTCGAGCGTGACAGCACAAATTCAGAAGCTGGAGAAGGCGTATGGAGTGGAGCTGTTCGAGAGGTTCGGCCGAGGGCTGCGATTAACTTCGGCTGGCGAGGAATTGCTCCGAGTGGCTGTGCAAATGCTAGATCTTTATCAAGAATCCAAGGAAAAGCTAGCTCGTCAAGGTGGAGGTACGCTCTCCATCGGAACGATAGATTCCATCGCATCCTACTTCCTCCCGCCTTCCATACAGAAGCTGCGTAGCGACTATCCTGAGCTCGCCATTCGGCTGCAATCGGATCGCGAAGAGTCAATTCTCAATAAACTTAGGGATGGCGAGATTGACTTAGGATTTATTTTGGCGAGCAGCCCGTCCGATTCCGCGCTTGAATGGGAGATGATCAGGGAAGAGCCGCTCGTGCTTATTGCGAATCCGTCCCACCGGCTTACTGAACTGGATACGGTGGAACTGCCAGATCTTAAGGGCGTGGAATGGTTCATGAGCGAAGAGAGCTGCAATTACCGCGTTATGCTTGAGAAAGTGCTGCGTGCAAATGGATTCGTATATCGCGTTGGTCTGGAGCTTGGCAATCCGGAAGCGATCAAGCGCTGCGTTAGGACCAGCTATGGAATCGCTCTCTTGCCGCGTATGGCAGCTGAAGAAGAGATTCGGAGAGGCGAACTGGCGATTCTGCCGTTCACGCACGATGACATCCGGTTGAAGCTATACCTCATTAAGCATCCTAAGAAGTGGATTTCACATGCTGTGAAAGATTTTATGGACCGGTTTCGATATGAGCTTGATTATGCAGAGTAG
- a CDS encoding ABC transporter substrate-binding protein has translation MKQRNWRKSAKLVMAVTLMIGAAAGCASKKQSGEGETELTVLLDWYPNAVHTFLYAAESQGYFKEAGLKVKLETPADTNDALKLVSTGKADLAFSYQMQVAVARAEEIPIVSVGAVVRHPLNQLFVRAEDGVQSPKDLEGKTVGYPSLPLDEELINTMVKSDGGDPSKLKYVDVGWDLIPSMTTKKVDGIIGGYINHEKLLLEKEGQKLTVFDPSKYGVPDYYELVLTASESGVEKNSDAIKRFIEAASKGQAYTVSHPDEALKLLLDQQSADFPLDAEVEKQSLAVLLPLMDAGKEPFMSQTAQSWSDVINWLKEHGQLSKEVKAEEAFRNL, from the coding sequence ATGAAGCAACGTAATTGGAGAAAAAGTGCGAAATTGGTGATGGCCGTTACGCTTATGATTGGAGCAGCAGCAGGCTGCGCTTCCAAGAAGCAATCGGGTGAAGGGGAAACCGAGCTGACGGTTTTGCTGGACTGGTACCCGAATGCGGTTCATACCTTCCTATATGCAGCGGAGTCACAAGGCTACTTTAAGGAAGCTGGCCTCAAGGTGAAGCTGGAGACGCCTGCCGATACGAATGATGCGCTCAAGCTGGTGTCAACGGGCAAAGCAGATTTGGCGTTCAGCTATCAGATGCAGGTTGCGGTTGCGCGGGCAGAGGAGATTCCGATCGTATCGGTCGGGGCAGTCGTTCGTCACCCGCTGAATCAGCTGTTCGTTCGTGCAGAGGATGGTGTGCAAAGCCCTAAAGATCTTGAAGGTAAAACCGTAGGCTATCCATCGCTTCCGCTCGATGAGGAGCTGATTAACACGATGGTGAAATCGGATGGAGGCGATCCGTCCAAATTGAAATACGTGGACGTTGGCTGGGATCTTATCCCTTCGATGACGACTAAGAAAGTGGACGGTATTATCGGAGGATACATCAATCATGAGAAGCTGCTGCTTGAGAAAGAGGGACAGAAGCTGACCGTATTTGACCCGTCCAAGTACGGAGTTCCTGATTACTATGAGCTGGTTCTCACGGCTAGCGAGTCTGGCGTGGAGAAGAACAGCGATGCGATTAAGCGGTTCATCGAAGCTGCAAGCAAGGGTCAAGCCTATACGGTAAGTCATCCGGACGAGGCGCTCAAATTGCTTCTCGATCAACAAAGTGCTGATTTTCCGCTGGATGCTGAAGTTGAGAAGCAGAGTTTAGCTGTGCTTTTACCGCTAATGGATGCAGGAAAAGAGCCTTTCATGAGTCAAACCGCTCAGTCATGGAGCGATGTTATCAATTGGCTGAAGGAACATGGTCAATTATCGAAGGAAGTCAAAGCTGAAGAGGCTTTCCGCAATCTATAG